The Opisthocomus hoazin isolate bOpiHoa1 chromosome 20, bOpiHoa1.hap1, whole genome shotgun sequence genome window below encodes:
- the SDF2 gene encoding stromal cell-derived factor 2, with translation MGPVPVLVLALGAAVRGGPGPVTCGSVVKLLNVRHNVRLHSHDVRYGSGSGQQSVTGVAAADDGNSYWRVRGRTAGVCERGRPVRCGQAIRLTHLGTGRNLHSHRFTSPLSGNQEVSAFGEAGEGDYLDDWTVVCSGTYWARDDEVRFQHASTDVFLSVTGEQYGRPIHGQKEVHGMAASSQNNYWKVMEGIFMQSSEVFKAEQYHAEL, from the exons ATGGGCCCGGTGCCGGTGTTGGTGCTGGCGCTGGGCGCGGCGGttcgcggcggccccggccctgtCACCTGCGGCTCCGTGGTGAAGCTGCTCAACGTGCGGCACAACGTCCGCCTGCACTCGCACGACGTGCGCTACGGCTCCG gcagcgggcagcagtCGGTGACCGGCGTGGCGGCGGCGGATGACGGGAACAGCTACTGGCGTGTGCGGGGCCGCACGGCGGGGGTGTGCGAGCGGGGCCGGCCGGTGCGCTGCGGGCAGGCCATCCGCCTCACGCACCTGGGCACCGGCCGCAacctccacagccaccgcttcaCCTCCCCGCTCTCCGGGAACCAG GAGGTGAGTGCGTTTGGGGAGGCCGGTGAGGGCGACTACCTGGACGACTGGACGGTGGTGTGCAGCGGGACCTACTGGGCACGGGACGATGAAGTGCGCTTCCAGCACGCCTCCACTGACGTCTTCCTCTCGGTGACGGGCGAGCAGTACGGGCGGCCCATCCACGGGCAGAAGGAGGTGCATGGCATGGCCGCCTCCAGCCAGAATAACTACTGGAAGGTGATGGAGGGCATCTTCATGCAGTCCAGCGAGGTCTTCAAAGCGGAGCAGTACCACGCTGAGTTGTGA